From a single Calothrix sp. NIES-2098 genomic region:
- a CDS encoding WGR domain-containing protein — protein sequence MGTETTYLELSDGKSHKFYEVTINDVEVTVRYGRIGDAGKTTVTAYDTPQKAQAEVTKLVNSKLKKGYECANKGDRTKQPISRGDRRLARLNHLRRTGWKPLMKPTLDAPFASKYLGKPWLSPGATHPHCSSCGGALNFHFQLNLQELPESLQGKFGTGLFQLFTCLSCYKQFPQIVALPESANSTPSAPEISAEDAANLSQWTPYVIQTSGIDDFYGRYMLQIVGWQPFDDYPFYEEAQETYGTEYTEYEEMLIFHVDEQDCEYYEEDDPDRPTAIDVQLAWHRTADKLSGWGYWGQSVEHQYCQICGQPMQLFYQLGEGIEYEGYLGLQYETDNVWLLFQCAEHKEQFNCYCSAF from the coding sequence ATGGGAACGGAAACGACATATCTAGAGCTTTCGGATGGGAAGTCGCACAAGTTCTATGAAGTAACAATCAACGATGTAGAAGTAACGGTACGCTACGGGCGAATAGGAGATGCAGGCAAAACAACTGTCACAGCCTATGATACTCCCCAAAAAGCGCAGGCAGAAGTGACCAAACTCGTTAATTCTAAGCTGAAGAAGGGCTACGAATGCGCAAACAAAGGCGATCGCACTAAGCAACCAATTTCGCGAGGCGATCGCCGCTTGGCTCGGTTAAATCATCTCCGGCGCACTGGCTGGAAACCTTTGATGAAACCTACTCTTGATGCTCCCTTTGCATCTAAATATCTAGGTAAACCTTGGCTGAGTCCTGGTGCAACTCATCCTCATTGTTCTAGCTGTGGAGGTGCGCTAAACTTTCATTTTCAACTTAATCTGCAAGAATTACCTGAAAGCTTGCAAGGCAAATTTGGCACTGGACTATTTCAACTGTTTACCTGTTTGTCTTGCTATAAACAATTTCCTCAAATTGTGGCGCTTCCTGAATCAGCAAATTCAACACCATCAGCACCGGAAATTAGTGCAGAAGATGCCGCAAACCTCAGTCAATGGACACCTTATGTAATTCAAACCAGTGGCATTGATGACTTTTATGGTCGCTATATGCTGCAAATTGTCGGATGGCAACCCTTTGATGACTATCCTTTCTATGAGGAAGCACAGGAAACCTATGGCACAGAATACACTGAATACGAAGAAATGTTGATCTTTCATGTTGATGAGCAGGATTGTGAATACTACGAGGAAGACGACCCCGACAGACCTACAGCAATAGATGTTCAACTAGCTTGGCATCGAACAGCAGATAAGCTTTCGGGGTGGGGCTACTGGGGACAATCTGTAGAGCATCAGTATTGTCAAATCTGCGGTCAACCTATGCAACTCTTCTACCAACTCGGTGAGGGTATTGAATACGAAGGCTATCTTGGATTGCAATATGAGACTGATAATGTCTGGTTGCTGTTTCAATGTGCCGAACACAAAGAACAATTTAACTGCTATTGCAGTGCGTTTTAG
- a CDS encoding XisI protein-like protein, with protein sequence MDKLTEYPKLIHRILTEYVELCNRSPNRDIETFLIVDESKGHYIWMNLGWQNSDRITGMTVYVRIRDGKFWIEEDWTEDGIANDLVRVGVPKEDIVLAFHEPKMRQYTDFAVAS encoded by the coding sequence ATGGATAAATTAACCGAGTATCCCAAGCTAATCCACCGTATCCTCACAGAATATGTAGAATTATGCAACCGCAGTCCCAACCGAGACATTGAGACATTTTTGATTGTGGATGAGTCAAAAGGTCATTATATCTGGATGAACCTTGGTTGGCAGAACAGCGATCGCATTACTGGTATGACTGTCTACGTTCGGATTCGGGATGGCAAATTCTGGATTGAGGAAGATTGGACTGAAGATGGTATTGCAAATGATTTAGTTCGTGTGGGTGTTCCTAAAGAAGACATTGTGTTAGCATTCCATGAGCCTAAAATGCGACAGTATACAGACTTTGCAGTAGCATCATAG